The nucleotide sequence GAGAGGGAGGTGGGTTTTGGCTGTCTCACACCACCAGCTGCATGTTTCTGAGGCGGCTCTCGCGGGCTCAGCTCTCAAACAGCCCAAGTCGCTGCAACCACCGGATCCCCTCGATGTAAGCCCCGCACCGACCCCCGTTATTGttccccgctccctcccctcctcccacccttccgccgccccctgccccttcGGAATCACCGACCGGGCCGGGACGAGCAGGGCGGCCGTCCCCGGGGGGCGATGCCCGGCctgccgtgcccccagcccagcctccgGCCACAacttgcccccccccctcccttcccttcccctccctgcggctccgcggcggggggcgcgcTGAGGGGAGCGTGCGGCGGCCGCTTTGTGAGGGGCTTCGCCCGCCCTTTGTGCCGCCCGCCCGCgctccccgggaccccccctgTCCCCCGCAACCCCTCCGAGCTCGTCTCCCCCCTGCGGGGGCTCGACGCGGggcggccctgcccggccccccctcagccccgtcccgccccgtcccgccccgccgccTTTGTGCGCggcgcggggcagccccgcggccgccttGCGCCCGCCCCCGGGCGCGGCGCTGGAGCCGGTCCCTTGCGCAGGAAACTTCGGCGTCGGTTTCAAGGCCCCTCCCCGGCGGGGCAGGCAGACTGCGGGGCGCCTGGAAACCGGTCGGAGGGCGCGCGGGCTCGGGGGGCCGGCACAAATGgtcgggcggcggcggcggcggcggcgctaggaggcggtggcggcgggagggaggcaggcacggagggagggcggcgggcgctgcctgccggggcgggcggcagcggcagagcagcagcagcagcagcagcagcgcgagtggcggccggggctgccccgtccctgcccgcCGCTCCCTTCATGAGCCGCAGCTCGGGGCCCGGAggagcggcgcggcggcggcggagggagCCCGGCAGCGACTGAGCATGGCCGAGCGGCGCgggccggcgggcggcggggaagTTGGCGGCGGCCGGTGCCGGCGGCTGCTGCCGGtgccgctgctgccgctgctgctgctgtgggcggcggcgctgccggccGGGGGGCAGCCGCCCGCGCCGCAGTACAACGGCGAGCGGGGCATCTCCATCCCGGACCACGGGTACTGCCAGCCCATCTCCATCCCGCTGTGCACCGACATCGCCTACAACCAGACCATCATGCCCAACCTGCTGGGCCACACCAACCAGGAGGACGCGGGGCTGGAGGTGCACCAGTTCTACCCGCTGGTCAAGGTGCAGTGCTCGGCCGAGCTCAagttcttcctctgctccatgTACGCGCCCGTCTGCACCGTGCTGGAGCAGGCCCTGCCGCCCTGCCGCTCCCTTTGCGAGCGCGCCCGCCAGGGCTGCGAGGCCCTCATGAACAAGTTCGGCTTCCAGTGGCCCGACACGCTGCGCTGCGAGAAGTTCCCGGTGCACGGGGCCGGCGAGCTGTGCGTGGGGCAGAACGCCTCCGAGCGCGGCACCCCGACGCCCGCCTTGCACCCCGAGAGCTGGACCAGCAACCCCCAGCGCGGgggtgccggcggcggggccgggggctcggggcccgGCGAGCCCCGTGGGCGCTTCTCCTGCCCGCGGGCGCTGAAGGTGCCCTCTTACCTGAACTACCGCTTCCTGGGCGAGAAGGACTGCGGGGCGCCCTGCGAGCCCGGCCGCCTCTACGGGCTCATGTACTTCGGGCCCGAGGAGCTGCGCTTCTCCCGCACCTGGATCGGCATCTGGTCGGTGCTCTGCTGCGCCTCCACCCTCTTCACCGTGCTCACCTACCTGGTGGACATGAAGCGGTTCAGCTACCCCGAGCGGCCCATCATCTTCCTCTCGGGATGCTACACGGCCGTGGCCGTGGCCTACATCGCCGGCTtcctgctggaggagagggtGGTCTGCAACGAGCGCTTCGCTGAGGACGGCTCCCGGACCGTGGCGCAGGGCACAAAGCGGGAGGGCTGCACCATCCTCTTCATGATGCTCTACTTCTTCGGCATGGCCAGCTCCATCTGGTGGGTCATCCTCTCCCTCACCTGGTTCCTGGCCGCCGGCATGAAGTGGGGCCACGAGGCCATCGAGGCCAACTCCCAGTACTTCCACCTGGCCGCCTGGGCCGTGCCGGCCATCAAGACCATCACCAtcctggccctggggcaggTGGACGGGGACGTGCTCAGCGGCGTCTGCTTTGTGGGCATCAACAACGTGGACGCGCTGCGGGGCTTCGTGCTGGCCCCCCTGTTCGTCTACCTGTTCATCGGCACCTCCTTCCTGCTGGCTGGCTTTGTGTCCCTCTTCAGGATCCGGACCATCATGAAGCACGATGGCACCAAGACGGAAAAGCTGGAGAAGCTCATGGTGAGGATAGGCATCTTCAGCGTCCTCTACACGGTGCCGGCCACCATCGTCATTGCCTGCTATTTTTACGAGCAAGCTTTTAGGGAACAGTGGGAAAGGAGCTGGGTCACGCAGAGCTGTAAGAGCTATGCCATCCCCTGTCCTAATAACCACAGCAGCCATCACCCACCCATGAGCCCTGACTTCACCGTCTTCATGATCAAGTATCTCATGACCTTAATCGTGGGCATCACCTCGGGCTTCTGGATCTGGTCGGGGAAAACGCTGAACTCCTGGAGGAAGTTCTACACCAGGCTCACCAACAGCAAGCAGGGCGAGACCACCGTCTGAGACCCCCggccggggggccgggcgggcggagGACCCGGGCTCTGCCCGCAGAGCACCCGCCGTGCCCCGGTACCGGCTGCACGCTCGCGCTTATCCAGCCCCGGCAAACTTCAAACTTTGCAGACTGCTTGTTGTCCTGCAGGCGACggggagcagaggaaaaagtCAGGTGGGAAACTCCTGCGCTTGGGACAGACTTggggttttttttctccttctctcctctctcctctctctcgcTGTCTCCTGTAGGAACTGAACGTACTGTAAGGTTGGGGGAGAGGGATGTAAATAGCCTCTGTAAGATTTTGTaagtatatttgtatttaaattacaaaaagtctcacttttttaattatttaggaCATTTTTAACCCGTTTGCAGATTTTGCTTCCTCGccctcccctttttttaaaaagaagaaaaaaaaaaggcattggatttttattttatagggcaggatggggaaaaaattaccggcaaaagaaaccaaaacaaccccctttcttctcccccccacAGGTTTTGTAATGGCTTTGCTTGGAGTTTCAGTTGCATGAACAGCAGGGCCTGGACTGAGGCGGCTGTGACTGCCTAGGGCGCCTCCCGACacgggctgggtgctgctcccagcctgccAGAGGTAtgtggaggtggaggtggggTTGGGGAGGAGCGCCGCTTCCTGACGGCCTCCCTGCCCCACGGTGGGGACAGGGCAGCCAGGACAGCCACCCGGCCACGCCGCGGGGACATGGCCACGCTGCGGGACCGCGCTTCGCCATGCCTCGGCCGTCCCCAGCGAAGCCAAGCCCTGCGCGCCCGAGCCAGGCCCTTcttttggaggggggggaaaaCAATGGCCCGTCCTGCCCGAAGGTGTGTCCGGCCTTTTTTCAGAGGAGAGCATCGCCGCGGTGCCCTGTACaaggggggctggctgctggctgcccttTCTcgttttttaaatttatttaaatgcaccACATAGTTGAAAAAGAGTTggcaggttttgttttgctttggccAGGAGTTGAGGTCTAACACTGTCTGCACCTGTAGCATGTCGGATGGCTTCAGAGGTGAATGGGGACGTAGATACAAcaaacttccttttttaaaaaaaaaagaaaaaaaatataatttttttaaacccaCCTAATGAACTTTTTTTCGGTCATAAAACCGAGAGGTGTCCGCTCTGGGTTCTCCTGTAGAAATGAGATTATTGGCCTTGTCCGTCAGGAGGTGCGTAGTCCTTGGAGGAAAAAACTAAAGCCTAACTGCAAATCTGAACCCGGGAGTCAGTTGCAGCTCCTGCTGTCATCATGGGGCAGCTTGTGCATGTTCACATTCTTCTGGTAACGAAAATGTTGAGGGAGAGCTACCTGGAACGCCTTGCTGCCCTGCTGGTGTTTACTGAGGTTAGCAGAGGGTTCAGTGCAAACAGGATCAGGAAATATGAGCTCAGTAAAGAGAGCATCAGAATAAAATGcagcattcagattttttttttaattaaatccatAAGCTCTCTCTTCATTTTGGAAGCATTTAAGCCATTGCCATTCCCCTGAATTTTAATTCATTGACATTTAATTCATTACACATTATGAGGgtgtgatgatttttttcagtagtaaaaacaaaggaagggaaaacagaaaaccagaatGTCTAAGCACTCTGGTGGGATGTTAGTCCTTAAAGAGcctctgctgtcttttttttttttttttgagtgcagTAATAACATCACGTACTACAAAGATTTGGTATCATGTGTGCAGTATATCTACTGCCTTGTATTCTCCTGGGTGTGTGGGATTGTGCTTCttgttacaaaagaaaaaaaaaaggttaaaaatgaaatgtaacttTCAACAGATGCATTTGAATATTTAGTCCTCTGTATGAAAACCAGCAGAATGCTTCTCTCCTGATTGtattgttttaaactttttataTTACAAATGCCTGTATTTAGGTTCATAAACATTATCTATGGCTACCATACcctgaaatgcaaaattatttgaatttggtatgcatttatttctgttcattatCACAAGATCATCTATATTTATAGAGGAAtagaaatttatatatattaaataccatatttttaatttctctgaaataaattGAGGTTTTGTACAAAACTATCTTGTCCTTTTACGTATTCCTCTGACTAACTCAAATACTGTGTGAAAGCAGTGTGTATACTACAAGATGTGTGggattccttttttcttttcttatgttGAGTTCACAGTAACAAGCTGGAATTCAGTGTAGGAATTCATTGTGCATTTTGGTTTTTATCTCTGGGCTGGTCTGGATTAATCCTTCAAAAGAAGTAATGTAAACTGTTCAAGATCTCTGACAGGGTATGGTTGGTGGTGTGAAATCCAAGAAGAGATCTGCTATATGGCCggagaagaaagaagcacaccagttgtttttttttgatgttgttgttaaAGAAAAGGGTCCGCTAAACTTagcctttcttctccctttcctgctaaaataataaaaaaaagattttctcacTGCTCAAAAATGACACTGAGATTATGTTGCAATattgtcagaatattttaatgagtaaaatagttttgttttcctgaatttgAACTGCTTGGTTAATCCAGAGTTAAATGATATGTTCATGGAAGGATTTCAGCTTTGTGAAAACTAAACACATTCTTAAATGTTTCAgtgcaacacttttttttttttttaatattcattgtTCCAAGTGCCATTCTGTAAGCATGGTTTTCTGAGGAAAGACTGGCTAATTATGACACTTGATTTCTGATTTCCAGTGTTATAAGCTGATACAGCATTTCAATCTGTAGAGCTAGAGAAAGATGTAAATGACTTTTGGCAC is from Anser cygnoides isolate HZ-2024a breed goose chromosome 2, Taihu_goose_T2T_genome, whole genome shotgun sequence and encodes:
- the FZD1 gene encoding frizzled-1, translating into MAERRGPAGGGEVGGGRCRRLLPVPLLPLLLLWAAALPAGGQPPAPQYNGERGISIPDHGYCQPISIPLCTDIAYNQTIMPNLLGHTNQEDAGLEVHQFYPLVKVQCSAELKFFLCSMYAPVCTVLEQALPPCRSLCERARQGCEALMNKFGFQWPDTLRCEKFPVHGAGELCVGQNASERGTPTPALHPESWTSNPQRGGAGGGAGGSGPGEPRGRFSCPRALKVPSYLNYRFLGEKDCGAPCEPGRLYGLMYFGPEELRFSRTWIGIWSVLCCASTLFTVLTYLVDMKRFSYPERPIIFLSGCYTAVAVAYIAGFLLEERVVCNERFAEDGSRTVAQGTKREGCTILFMMLYFFGMASSIWWVILSLTWFLAAGMKWGHEAIEANSQYFHLAAWAVPAIKTITILALGQVDGDVLSGVCFVGINNVDALRGFVLAPLFVYLFIGTSFLLAGFVSLFRIRTIMKHDGTKTEKLEKLMVRIGIFSVLYTVPATIVIACYFYEQAFREQWERSWVTQSCKSYAIPCPNNHSSHHPPMSPDFTVFMIKYLMTLIVGITSGFWIWSGKTLNSWRKFYTRLTNSKQGETTV